In Deinococcus maricopensis DSM 21211, one genomic interval encodes:
- a CDS encoding DUF790 family protein, with protein sequence MLPTDLLMFRVKAGIVEPRRLKPTPGNLTLITTLIDTFTAHVGEKRAPLNDALKALEAGRSDYRVVRGLAHILAGDHAEFETGGTLEPSLIRAKVFELAQAHPPSRARRADVLAQAAAALGGGPLTPEELGEALYADLPDQQTLVQFDAPEPGTLIDRFNLAQAQGVLYRAYSLIITARRNEPARYKQLLKYTKLFGLMVTVEGDADYGFTLTMDGPTSLFGGTTRYGLAMAKFLPALLHVTKWDLTAALKPRRDLAWVDPEDDEWRFELTSDDGYVSHYKVPDEHDSALESGFADRFTKLSGPWTLEREVDLVPVPGGVIIPDFRLVHEGGRSVLLEIVGYWRPEYLRKKFDLLRKSGRTDVIVAVSERLNLERAGVDPSDFDERVIFFKGVLNPKGVLEVAEKLTGTGMA encoded by the coding sequence ATGCTTCCGACTGACCTGCTGATGTTCCGCGTGAAAGCCGGCATCGTCGAACCGCGCCGCCTGAAACCCACGCCCGGCAACCTCACGCTCATCACCACCCTGATTGACACGTTCACCGCGCACGTCGGCGAGAAACGCGCCCCCCTCAACGACGCCCTCAAGGCCCTCGAAGCGGGCCGCAGCGACTACCGCGTCGTGCGCGGCCTCGCGCACATCCTCGCCGGCGACCACGCCGAATTCGAAACGGGCGGCACGCTCGAACCGTCCCTGATCCGCGCGAAGGTGTTCGAGCTCGCGCAGGCCCACCCGCCCAGCCGCGCGCGCCGCGCGGACGTGCTCGCGCAGGCCGCCGCCGCGCTCGGCGGCGGCCCCCTCACACCCGAGGAACTCGGCGAAGCCCTGTACGCCGACCTCCCGGACCAGCAGACGCTCGTGCAGTTCGACGCGCCCGAACCCGGCACGCTCATCGACCGCTTCAACCTCGCGCAGGCGCAGGGCGTGCTGTACCGCGCGTACAGCCTGATCATCACCGCCCGCCGCAACGAACCCGCCCGCTACAAACAGCTCCTGAAGTACACCAAGCTGTTCGGCCTGATGGTCACCGTGGAGGGCGACGCCGACTACGGCTTCACGCTCACCATGGACGGCCCCACCAGCCTGTTCGGCGGCACCACCCGCTACGGCCTCGCCATGGCGAAATTCCTCCCGGCGCTGCTGCACGTCACCAAATGGGACCTGACCGCCGCCCTCAAACCCCGCCGGGACCTCGCATGGGTCGACCCGGAAGACGACGAGTGGCGCTTCGAGCTCACCAGTGACGACGGCTACGTCAGCCACTACAAGGTGCCCGACGAGCACGACAGCGCCCTGGAGAGCGGCTTCGCGGACCGCTTCACCAAACTGAGTGGCCCGTGGACGCTGGAACGTGAGGTGGACCTCGTGCCCGTGCCCGGCGGCGTCATCATCCCCGACTTCCGCCTGGTTCACGAGGGCGGACGCAGCGTCCTGCTGGAAATCGTCGGGTACTGGCGGCCCGAGTACCTCCGCAAGAAATTCGACCTGCTGCGCAAGAGTGGCCGCACTGACGTGATCGTCGCCGTGAGCGAACGCCTGAACCTGGAACGCGCGGGCGTGGACCCCAGCGACTTCGACGAACGCGTCATCTTCTTCAAGGGCGTCCTGAACCCCAAGGGCGTGCTGGAAGTCGCGGAAAAGCTTACGGGCACCGGCATGGCCTGA